A part of Pseudoalteromonas arctica A 37-1-2 genomic DNA contains:
- a CDS encoding glycine cleavage system protein R — MKQLVITILGKDRPGLVQSISSVVLQNHGNWLSSNLSHLLGHFAGIIQLEVAEEHFQSLQSALNKLPKLDVRIETGNTEIEPSTLEQINLVITGNDRPGIVQELASVIRHKGANITHLNSRQQSAPNWGVPIFSAVATVTLPNGMDKDEVIEALESITSDLIVDTEEV; from the coding sequence ATGAAGCAGTTGGTTATAACTATTTTAGGGAAAGATCGCCCTGGTTTAGTACAGAGCATCTCATCAGTCGTATTACAAAATCATGGCAACTGGCTTAGTAGTAACTTAAGCCATTTATTAGGTCATTTTGCAGGTATTATTCAACTTGAAGTTGCTGAGGAGCATTTTCAATCATTACAAAGTGCTTTAAATAAGTTACCTAAGTTAGACGTTCGTATTGAAACCGGAAACACAGAGATTGAACCATCAACACTAGAGCAAATTAATCTAGTTATAACAGGTAACGACCGTCCTGGTATTGTTCAAGAACTGGCAAGTGTAATACGTCATAAAGGCGCTAATATTACTCACTTAAATTCAAGACAACAAAGTGCACCTAATTGGGGAGTGCCTATTTTTAGCGCTGTTGCTACCGTTACTTTGCCAAATGGTATGGATAAAGACGAAGTTATTGAAGCATTGGAATCAATTACAAGTGATTTAATTGTAGATACGGAAGAAGTTTAA